The following DNA comes from Cherax quadricarinatus isolate ZL_2023a chromosome 31, ASM3850222v1, whole genome shotgun sequence.
tattccctggaacgcaggcgggagagatacatgattatatacacctggaaaatcctagagggactagtaccgaacttgcacatgaaaatcactcactacgaaagcgaaagacttggcagacgatgcaacatcctcccaatgaaaagcaggggtgtcactagcacgttaagagaccatacaataagtgtcaggggcccgagactgttcaactgcctcccagcatacataagggggattaccaacagacctctggcagtcttcaagctggcactggacaagcacctaaagtcggttcctgaccagctgggctgtggctcgtacgttggtttgcgtgcagccagcagtaacagcctggttgatcaggctctgatccaccaggaggcctggtcacagaccgggccgcgggggcgttgacccccggaactctctccaggtaaactccaggtattgtcCTGTAGGTAGTAAGTCATTTCCCATTCTATGATACTATAACATATACCACTAACCTCATAACTGTAAAGAACTATGACATTCTGGCTAGGGGCCTGGAGGTCCATGAACATATATTTTCTCCACATCAGATATTTCTAAGTTGCCAAACACAAGTACATCTGTGCTTTAACTACACACTGTTTACAGTCTCTTCTCTTTACTGGAAACCAACCGACTACAGTGCATTTAGCTCTTGAGAGATTTGTACTGATGCTTGAATAGAGTAAGCACAACATATTCCAACAAGTTAAAAGAAtcctatctttctttcaacacattggccgtatcccaccgaggcggggtggcccaaaaggaaaaacgaaagtttctccttttacatttagtaatatatacaggagaaggggttactagccccttgctctcagcATTCTAGTCACctcctacgacacgcatggctcacggaggaagaactctgctccacttccccatggagataagaggaaataaacaagaacaagaactagaaagaaaatagcagaaaacccagaggggtgtgtatatatatgcttgtacatgtatgtgtagtgtgacctaagtgtaagtagaagtagcaagacgtacctgaaatcttgcatgtttatgagacagaaaaaaggacaccagcaatgctgccatcatgtaaaacaattacaggctttcgttttacactcacttggcaggacggtagtacctccctgggtggttgctgtctaccaacttactacctataAAAAGGATCCTATATTTATTTAAAATGTGTGTTACTTAATAAACACAGTTGTCTCATTCTTAGATGCTTTTAAATCTTTATCAGGTATAAAAGAAGCCAGTTGCCATCTAGTAGTAGCCTGAGGGTATTCAGACATAAAAAAAACTTACTtttacccatttttatgcaagtTTTTTTAAACATTGAAGAAATCAGGTGGGCTGGGTtttcctagaaaaaaaaaaaacaaaaaaatagctgtatagcccttgtggcttagcgcttctttttttgattataataataataatagaaaaaaaATGGGCAGTTATGCCAACTTTTAATGCAAAAGCTAGGAGAAAAGTTCCATAAATTGATTATTAAATGGCACTGATTTTGTTACCAGTTTTGGTGATCTCAGCATATTAATACTTTATATAATCCTTTTTCAGCTTGAGGTGTTGAAGATGGTGCATGCTGCTCAGTACTACCCATCGCTCATTTCCGTCATATCCCATGGGCTTCGATTTCTTCCAGCATTTGTACATATGAAACGGCAGATTGAGACAGGTTATGTAGGCATGGTCAATGTCTGCGATGTAAGAGTACATTGTGGTAGCATGATTGGGAATCAGTTTGATTGGATGTGCAGTCATTTGATGGGTGGGGGAATCCTAACAATGGTTGGCAGTCACATAATTGACATTGTTTCATTTGTTACTGGACAGAGAGCTAACCGTGTTCATGGCATGATGCGCACTTTCACAAAAAGCACTGAGAAAATCAACGGAATCAGATGGATTGATAGTGATGACTTTTGTAGCTTCCAAATGATCTTAGATGGTGGAGCCTGTGTAACGGCTACTCTTAACAGTCACATGTCAGGAGGTTTTATTCAAGAAGTAGTTGTGTGTGGCAGCCAGGGCAGATTAGTTGTCCATGGAGCGAATCTCTATGGTCAGAACCACACTACTGAGAAGGAGGAGCTACTTCATGAGGGCCCAGATGATGTGGCTCACCTCACAAATAAGAACAATAGTGCAAGAATCAACTCTCTCTTACCACAGCCTTACCTTCAAGGACTCTTCAGGTTGGTTGGAGCTCTCAAAGAAGCATTTGCAACAGGAGATGGGGAGCATGGTTGGCTGAAAGAGCCTGTGTCTAGCGCAGCCACATTTGAGGATGGTCAGTACGTTCAAGCCGTCATCGATGCCATCAAACTGTCATCAGCCAGTCGTCAGTGGGAGCAGGTAACAGTAGCCAATGATGAGAATGAACTGAATCCCTTAATGACCCGCCTTAACCTCCCTAACATTAATATGAGCTCTTTGGATGCACTTTCTCAAGCTCCAACTAACAGACCTCCTCCCCATCGTAAGGTGACTAGTTCAGAGTCGCACCTGCCATGGAGCTTCGCTACAAAGCACTAAAATGTTGTTGGGGATCTTATTGCTTCTTATGGTCTTGTGCATTAAAGGAATTGATGGTGTAGAGACTGTCTTAGTGTATAATTTAAACAAGGCTTCGTGTGGATGGTAATGCAgtctataaaatgtatatatatttgtgtatcagTAATTGCAGAGGAAAACATTAATATAGTTGTCCTCTTGACAGAATCATTTGTTTCTTAGTTATAACTGTGCTCTCTAACCTCCTACAAGTAAGGGAAAAAGACTTGACctgctttttatcaatgtatgcACTCAGTATATTTCACTCTtgcttttttttaaattgtttgtTATGCATTGTCACTCTTGCATTGAGAAGATGAATTTAGCACACACTACTGTATACAAACAGATGTTTCCATTTTTTCTTCCATAATGAATtagttttttttagtttaattttAAAATTATAATTTCATGCATAAGCAAACAATTCTTTCAAGGGGTATGTTTATCTTCGTACTGTACCAAAGTGTGTATTTATACTGTCGTCACTTTGTTGTCATGATATATATGAAGCTTTATACGTTACATAAGCTTTATTGCTTTAGCCTTAATATTGTGAATAGTTGTAAGCTGGTAGGGAAGTGTACAGTTTGGGAAAATAGTTTAATGGATTTTCTGCTGAATTTTAGCTTTTGACCTATTACATT
Coding sequences within:
- the LOC128698136 gene encoding glucose-fructose oxidoreductase domain-containing protein 1, which gives rise to MLPGIGVFGTGDIVRALVPFLRAKGFRVEAVWGRTLEAAENVATELNIPFHTNKVDDVLLRKDVDLVFIICQPDLHAQIAVKALGIGKHVLCDRPAGLCQLEVLKMVHAAQYYPSLISVISHGLRFLPAFVHMKRQIETGYVGMVNVCDVRVHCGSMIGNQFDWMCSHLMGGGILTMVGSHIIDIVSFVTGQRANRVHGMMRTFTKSTEKINGIRWIDSDDFCSFQMILDGGACVTATLNSHMSGGFIQEVVVCGSQGRLVVHGANLYGQNHTTEKEELLHEGPDDVAHLTNKNNSARINSLLPQPYLQGLFRLVGALKEAFATGDGEHGWLKEPVSSAATFEDGQYVQAVIDAIKLSSASRQWEQVTVANDENELNPLMTRLNLPNINMSSLDALSQAPTNRPPPHRKVTSSESHLPWSFATKH